A window of Amaranthus tricolor cultivar Red isolate AtriRed21 chromosome 8, ASM2621246v1, whole genome shotgun sequence genomic DNA:
ATTCATCACAACGTATTCAATTTCCTCTATACACAGATGGAAAAAAGTCAGAGAAGTAGTAGAGGCAGTCCTAGTCCGCAGCGTTTCAGTCCATCTCCTCGGTCAGGCAGTAGCACGTTTCGTGGAAGACCATCTTCTGCTCCTCATTCAAATCCTGCATCTTTACGTGCTAGCTCTCCATCACGAAAACCATCGCCCCCCCCAGTCAAATCGTCAACTTCTCCTTCAAGATCTCATAGAACTGCTGGATCATCTGGATCTATTGCTGCATCAGGGATGAGGGGTATATCCCCTGTAAGAACTAGTCGGGGAAATTCCGCGTCACCAAAAACCAGGGTGTGGCAATCGAACATTCCTGGATTCTCCTTGGAGGCACCTCCGAATCTCCGTACTTCTATAGCTGATCGACCTGCATCATACGTTAGGGGATCTTCACCGGCATCTAGGTCTAGCCGAGGCAGACAATCTATGTCTCCGACAACTAGAAGCATAAGTTCATCCCATAGTCAAGAACGAGACAGGCTGAGCTCGCACAGTAAAGGTTCTATAGCATCGTCTGGTGATGATGATGCAGACTCGTTGCAGTCCACATCATTGAGTTTCTCTGAGCGCCCATTGTCAAGAAAAGGAGTGGCGGGATTTCCCAGTGGAAGACCAATGGCTCACTCTAAGAAACCCACAAAGACAATTTCCTCTAGTTCTGCTCCCAAGAGATCATTCGATTCTGCAATGCGGCAAATGGTATTATACTATTTTAACCCATGGATgctctctttttttttgtttttttctgtTTGAGCCGGTGTTTTCATTAGATAGTTAGCGCAGTTGCTTACTCGGTTGTTGAAATTCTCGAGAAAATTACTCATGGACATAATGGTGAAAAGTTGCTTAAAACTAGGTTTACCGAGACTTCTCTTGTTAAAAATACTAttttagtggaaaaaaaaaatcataattgttTTCTCTTCCACAGTTTTTCATTAATTGGATCTTGTGTTCTGACTTCTTTTTACTATTTACTAAAATGGCTCAGAAATCATATGCACTTCTTTTTTATGTAAAGTTGCAGCTATCAAGTGTCAATCATAGGATATATTGACGTCATGGGTTAATGCGGTTGTCATAACACCAAATATCGGCCAAAACCATCATATATCCCATAAAACAGCCTAAAACGCAGCATTTAACACCTTTACGATGCGTTTAATACCTgtttagtaaattaaaaaacCTTTATGATGTGACCTTTACGATACGATATGACCTTTGTTTTGCATTATGCTGTATCAATTTCATAAACAATTACCTTTATATGGTTTCGTAGGTATTAATTGTTATTTACAGCTTCTTATTAAGTACACCATCTATTGCTTGTAGGATCGGAAAAGTCCTCAAAATATGTTCAGACCACTTCTATCTAGCGTCCCGAGCTCTACCTTCTACTCTGGAAAAGCCACTTCTGCCAACCGCACCATGATATCCAGGAACTCTTCCGTTACTACCAGTAGTAATGCTAGTTCCGACCAAGTAATGAGTGGCGCACATGATACCGAAGATGATGGGACAAGTGAATATGCTAAGGCACCTTTCTCTGATGTTCAAGATGAAGTATTTTCCTTCGAAAAGATGGATGTTCCAAATGAACACACTGGGCGTGAAGCGCATAATGCATCTGATGCTGGTGATTCCCCAGGATCTGGGCTTCATGTTCGCACAGTGGAAGCTGCTGCAGCGGATGTACGAGATGTATTAGTCTGTTGTAGATGTGGCAGCCAGTATTATTTAAATGAGCGGGCCGAAAATGAAGATAATTTATGCGTTGAATGCAAACAGAAAGAGATCCCGCACGATACCTCAGCCCATTTATCGAATGCTCTTGAGGAATCGCGGGGAACACATTCCGCACTGATTGTCAGTGATGCTGATTTGAGGGATACTTCACAAAATGTTCTTAATGCTGAGGATGATGTTTTCCGGCTTAGCGGAAGCTGCATTCGTTCAATGTCAGTCGGGGAGGAAAGTGGGGAGATACATTCTCAAAAGCAAATAACGGAACATGCAACGGTCAACGATCCATCTCAAACATCCAACAGCTTGCAGATGCAAAAATGCTCAGATAAAACCAACTGCAATATGAATGTAGCCGAAGGTGCTGGGATTTCGGTTCTTTTATTAAACCGGTCCAGCAGTTTGAAAGGGCCGTTGATTCACGGTAGGTCGATCAACAGCAGCGCTATATCTTACGATGATCTATCATATTCCAAAGACTTGACAAGTTCAATGAGGAGCTCTTTTGGTCTTGGTAGTATCTCTACTACATCTTCCGTTGATTTGACCTCCACTAGACATGGAGAAGTTGTTGTGCAGAGACAATTGAGTGGCAAGAGATCTGATGCAAGCTCAAAACATCAAAGTACGGGATCTTCCTTCTCGGGGACGTCCTTGCCGGTATATCAAGGTTTCGGACTTTCAACTAGTTCACGTGATGGAAGTTGTGAAGGATCGGTTGGCAACATTAGGCATATTGCTGCTGGGGATATTCCTGGATCGCCTTCTGAACAGGTGCTGGCTGTAGAAACTATGGAATTACACGACGCAGCTCCATCGGTTTCTAGAACAATGATAGCCGGAGATGACAGCAATGACGTATGTACAAGATCTAGTGAAACAGATCCTTCTATAGCTGACCGTATAGAAAGCGCCAAGTTCGAGGATAAATCTCGAGCTTCTGTGAGCATAGATGGTGGGCATGCGTTTGAATTTGAAGACCCGCCAAAGAGCACAGGAAACACTACTCGAGATTTAGAAGAGATGGTGTTCCTTGAATCTTCTGTGGCAGAAGAATCAGTAACAGACAACGGGTTAGGTCAAGTGGGTGATACGGAAGATCCTGTTCGAAGTTCTACATCTACAATGTCCGAGATAGAGATTAATGATTCCCATCCTAGCTCCCCGAAATCACAAATTGATGTGATATTTAGGGAAGAGCTTGAATATCCTTCATCTACGACGCGTAACAATGAAGATGTGAAGGATTCTTTTCTGAATTGCAAAGGAAATCATGATGATGGAATTGCAGGTACATTTCCTTTTGTCTTTGCAGTTTTTTACTTTACTTTAATGTGTGCAATCAGATTTTTACCGTCGTGTATCATAATTTTGACGGACTGTGTTTGGTAAATAACTATAATGATATCCAATGATGGAAA
This region includes:
- the LOC130820225 gene encoding uncharacterized protein LOC130820225 isoform X2; this translates as MPPSPSLRRSPVSDPRGDSHKRGRSLENGLSFKERDDDLALFNELQSKERNNFLLQTTDDFDDILSSKVKPFPDIKLGINIPVRGETSDLLNADGNKNDYEWLLTPPDTPLFPSLDDEPVPVNLVHSGRTRSRPISISRSSTMEKSQRSSRGSPSPQRFSPSPRSGSSTFRGRPSSAPHSNPASLRASSPSRKPSPPPVKSSTSPSRSHRTAGSSGSIAASGMRGISPVRTSRGNSASPKTRVWQSNIPGFSLEAPPNLRTSIADRPASYVRGSSPASRSSRGRQSMSPTTRSISSSHSQERDRLSSHSKGSIASSGDDDADSLQSTSLSFSERPLSRKGVAGFPSGRPMAHSKKPTKTISSSSAPKRSFDSAMRQMDRKSPQNMFRPLLSSVPSSTFYSGKATSANRTMISRNSSVTTSSNASSDQVMSGAHDTEDDGTSEYAKAPFSDVQDEVFSFEKMDVPNEHTGREAHNASDAGDSPGSGLHVRTVEAAAADVRDVLVCCRCGSQYYLNERAENEDNLCVECKQKEIPHDTSAHLSNALEESRGTHSALIVSDADLRDTSQNVLNAEDDVFRLSGSCIRSMSVGEESGEIHSQKQITEHATVNDPSQTSNSLQMQKCSDKTNCNMNVAEGAGISVLLLNRSSSLKGPLIHGRSINSSAISYDDLSYSKDLTSSMRSSFGLGSISTTSSVDLTSTRHGEVVVQRQLSGKRSDASSKHQSTGSSFSGTSLPVYQGFGLSTSSRDGSCEGSVGNIRHIAAGDIPGSPSEQVLAVETMELHDAAPSVSRTMIAGDDSNDVCTRSSETDPSIADRIESAKFEDKSRASVSIDGGHAFEFEDPPKSTGNTTRDLEEMVFLESSVAEESVTDNGLGQVGDTEDPVRSSTSTMSEIEINDSHPSSPKSQIDVIFREELEYPSSTTRNNEDVKDSFLNCKGNHDDGIAAEESTVMVEEHEGRRTRSLTLEEATDTILFCNSIIHDLAYKAASIAIEKEKENLEPLEGSKPTVTIPERRSFDRKDPLPRGITTGRSPKTQKARKRRATTETEAKPPLTENEKSNEPVVRNIGLPNNLDSMKPPKLESKCNCTIMTKRWLFWGPLFVADQNLDYHHHTQK
- the LOC130820225 gene encoding uncharacterized protein LOC130820225 isoform X3, whose amino-acid sequence is MPPSPSLRRSPVSDPRGDSHKRGRSLENGLSFKERDDDLALFNELQSKERNNFLLQTTDDFDDILSASKVKPFPDIKLGINIPVRGETSDLLNADGNKNDYEWLLTPPDTPLFPSLDDEPVPVNLVHSGRTRSRPISISRSSTMEKSQRSSRGSPSPQRFSPSPRSGSSTFRGRPSSAPHSNPASLRASSPSRKPSPPPVKSSTSPSRSHRTAGSSGSIAASGMRGISPVRTSRGNSASPKTRVWQSNIPGFSLEAPPNLRTSIADRPASYVRGSSPASRSSRGRQSMSPTTRSISSSHSQERDRLSSHSKGSIASSGDDDADSLQSTSLSFSERPLSRKGVAGFPSGRPMAHSKKPTKTISSSSAPKRSFDSAMRQMDRKSPQNMFRPLLSSVPSSTFYSGKATSANRTMISRNSSVTTSSNASSDQVMSGAHDTEDDGTSEYAKAPFSDVQDEVFSFEKMDVPNEHTGREAHNASDAGDSPGSGLHVRTVEAAAADVRDVLVCCRCGSQYYLNERAENEDNLCVECKQKEIPHDTSAHLSNALEESRGTHSALIVSDADLRDTSQNVLNAEDDVFRLSGSCIRSMSVGEESGEIHSQKQITEHATVNDPSQTSNSLQMQKCSDKTNCNMNVAEGAGISVLLLNRSSSLKGPLIHGRSINSSAISYDDLSYSKDLTSSMRSSFGLGSISTTSSVDLTSTRHGEVVVQRQLSGKRSDASSKHQSTGSSFSGTSLPVYQGFGLSTSSRDGSCEGSVGNIRHIAAGDIPGSPSEQVLAVETMELHDAAPSVSRTMIAGDDSNDVCTRSSETDPSIADRIESAKFEDKSRASVSIDGGHAFEFEDPPKSTGNTTRDLEEMVFLESSVAEESVTDNGLGQVGDTEDPVRSSTSTMSEIEINDSHPSSPKSQIDVIFREELEYPSSTTRNNEDVKDSFLNCKGNHDDGIAEESTVMVEEHEGRRTRSLTLEEATDTILFCNSIIHDLAYKAASIAIEKEKENLEPLEGSKPTVTIPERRSFDRKDPLPRGITTGRSPKTQKARKRRATTETEAKPPLTENEKSNEPVVRNIGLPNNLDSMKPPKLESKCNCTIMTKRWLFWGPLFVADQNLDYHHHTQK
- the LOC130820225 gene encoding uncharacterized protein LOC130820225 isoform X1: MPPSPSLRRSPVSDPRGDSHKRGRSLENGLSFKERDDDLALFNELQSKERNNFLLQTTDDFDDILSASKVKPFPDIKLGINIPVRGETSDLLNADGNKNDYEWLLTPPDTPLFPSLDDEPVPVNLVHSGRTRSRPISISRSSTMEKSQRSSRGSPSPQRFSPSPRSGSSTFRGRPSSAPHSNPASLRASSPSRKPSPPPVKSSTSPSRSHRTAGSSGSIAASGMRGISPVRTSRGNSASPKTRVWQSNIPGFSLEAPPNLRTSIADRPASYVRGSSPASRSSRGRQSMSPTTRSISSSHSQERDRLSSHSKGSIASSGDDDADSLQSTSLSFSERPLSRKGVAGFPSGRPMAHSKKPTKTISSSSAPKRSFDSAMRQMDRKSPQNMFRPLLSSVPSSTFYSGKATSANRTMISRNSSVTTSSNASSDQVMSGAHDTEDDGTSEYAKAPFSDVQDEVFSFEKMDVPNEHTGREAHNASDAGDSPGSGLHVRTVEAAAADVRDVLVCCRCGSQYYLNERAENEDNLCVECKQKEIPHDTSAHLSNALEESRGTHSALIVSDADLRDTSQNVLNAEDDVFRLSGSCIRSMSVGEESGEIHSQKQITEHATVNDPSQTSNSLQMQKCSDKTNCNMNVAEGAGISVLLLNRSSSLKGPLIHGRSINSSAISYDDLSYSKDLTSSMRSSFGLGSISTTSSVDLTSTRHGEVVVQRQLSGKRSDASSKHQSTGSSFSGTSLPVYQGFGLSTSSRDGSCEGSVGNIRHIAAGDIPGSPSEQVLAVETMELHDAAPSVSRTMIAGDDSNDVCTRSSETDPSIADRIESAKFEDKSRASVSIDGGHAFEFEDPPKSTGNTTRDLEEMVFLESSVAEESVTDNGLGQVGDTEDPVRSSTSTMSEIEINDSHPSSPKSQIDVIFREELEYPSSTTRNNEDVKDSFLNCKGNHDDGIAAEESTVMVEEHEGRRTRSLTLEEATDTILFCNSIIHDLAYKAASIAIEKEKENLEPLEGSKPTVTIPERRSFDRKDPLPRGITTGRSPKTQKARKRRATTETEAKPPLTENEKSNEPVVRNIGLPNNLDSMKPPKLESKCNCTIMTKRWLFWGPLFVADQNLDYHHHTQK
- the LOC130820225 gene encoding uncharacterized protein LOC130820225 isoform X4, with product MPPSPSLRRSPVSDPRGDSHKRGRSLENGLSFKERDDDLALFNELQSKERNNFLLQTTDDFDDILSSKVKPFPDIKLGINIPVRGETSDLLNADGNKNDYEWLLTPPDTPLFPSLDDEPVPVNLVHSGRTRSRPISISRSSTMEKSQRSSRGSPSPQRFSPSPRSGSSTFRGRPSSAPHSNPASLRASSPSRKPSPPPVKSSTSPSRSHRTAGSSGSIAASGMRGISPVRTSRGNSASPKTRVWQSNIPGFSLEAPPNLRTSIADRPASYVRGSSPASRSSRGRQSMSPTTRSISSSHSQERDRLSSHSKGSIASSGDDDADSLQSTSLSFSERPLSRKGVAGFPSGRPMAHSKKPTKTISSSSAPKRSFDSAMRQMDRKSPQNMFRPLLSSVPSSTFYSGKATSANRTMISRNSSVTTSSNASSDQVMSGAHDTEDDGTSEYAKAPFSDVQDEVFSFEKMDVPNEHTGREAHNASDAGDSPGSGLHVRTVEAAAADVRDVLVCCRCGSQYYLNERAENEDNLCVECKQKEIPHDTSAHLSNALEESRGTHSALIVSDADLRDTSQNVLNAEDDVFRLSGSCIRSMSVGEESGEIHSQKQITEHATVNDPSQTSNSLQMQKCSDKTNCNMNVAEGAGISVLLLNRSSSLKGPLIHGRSINSSAISYDDLSYSKDLTSSMRSSFGLGSISTTSSVDLTSTRHGEVVVQRQLSGKRSDASSKHQSTGSSFSGTSLPVYQGFGLSTSSRDGSCEGSVGNIRHIAAGDIPGSPSEQVLAVETMELHDAAPSVSRTMIAGDDSNDVCTRSSETDPSIADRIESAKFEDKSRASVSIDGGHAFEFEDPPKSTGNTTRDLEEMVFLESSVAEESVTDNGLGQVGDTEDPVRSSTSTMSEIEINDSHPSSPKSQIDVIFREELEYPSSTTRNNEDVKDSFLNCKGNHDDGIAEESTVMVEEHEGRRTRSLTLEEATDTILFCNSIIHDLAYKAASIAIEKEKENLEPLEGSKPTVTIPERRSFDRKDPLPRGITTGRSPKTQKARKRRATTETEAKPPLTENEKSNEPVVRNIGLPNNLDSMKPPKLESKCNCTIMTKRWLFWGPLFVADQNLDYHHHTQK
- the LOC130820225 gene encoding uncharacterized protein LOC130820225 isoform X5, whose translation is MPPSPSLRRSPVSDPRGDSHKRGRSLENGLSFKERDDDLALFNELQSKERNNFLLQTTDDFDDILSSKVKPFPDIKLGINIPVRGETSDLLNADGNKNDYEWLLTPPDTPLFPSLDDEPVPVNLVHSGRTRSRPISISRSSTMEKSQRSSRGSPSPQRFSPSPRSGSSTFRGRPSSAPHSNPASLRASSPSRKPSPPPVKSSTSPSRSHRTAGSSGSIAASGMRGISPVRTSRGNSASPKTRVWQSNIPGFSLEAPPNLRTSIADRPASYVRGSSPASRSSRGRQSMSPTTRSISSSHSQERDRLSSHSKGSIASSGDDDADSLQSTSLSFSERPLSRKGVAGFPSGRPMAHSKKPTKTISSSSAPKRSFDSAMRQMDRKSPQNMFRPLLSSVPSSTFYSGKATSANRTMISRNSSVTTSSNASSDQVMSGAHDTEDDGTSEYAKAPFSDVQDEVFSFEKMDVPNEHTGREAHNASDAGDSPGSGLHVRTVEAAAADVRDVLVCCRCGSQYYLNERAENEDNLCVECKQKEIPHDTSAHLSNALEESRGTHSALIVSDADLRDTSQNVLNAEDDVFRLSGSCIRSMSVGEESGEIHSQKQITEHATVNDPSQTSNSLQMQKCSDKTNCNMNVAEGAGISVLLLNRSSSLKGPLIHGRSINSSAISYDDLSYSKDLTSSMRSSFGLGSISTTSSVDLTSTRHGEVVVQRQLSGKRSDASSKHQSTGSSFSGTSLPVYQGFGLSTSSRDGSCEGSVGNIRHIAAGDIPGSPSEQVLAVETMELHDAAPSVSRTMIAGDDSNDVCTRSSETDPSIADRIESAKFEDKSRASVSIDGGHAFEFEDPPKSTGNTTRDLEEMVFLESSVAEESVTDNGLGQVGDTEDPVRSSTSTMSEIEINDSHPSSPKSQIDVIFREELEYPSSTTRNNEDVKDSFLNCKGNHDDGIAEESTVMVEEHEGRRTRSLTLEEATDTILFCNSIIHDLAYKAASIAIEKEKENLEPLEGSKPTVTIPERRSFDRKDPLPRGITTGRSPKTQKARKRRATTETEAKPPLTENEKSNEPVVRNIGLPNNLDSMKPPKLESKCNCTIM